The DNA window AAATGGCACGCTTAGCTGGCTCTGAGAGCTGGATGTTGAGAATGGGAATATTGTAGCATAGGGTTTTGCCGCTTGCAGTTGATGTTACAACAACCACATGACGTCCGTCCAGAACTGCGTTAATTGCGGCGGCTTGATGTGAGTAAAGCTTATCTATTCCGAGGGCTTTGAGTCGTTCGCAAAGACGAGGATTAAGCTTATATATGGCTTCACTATAGCGAGCCGGTTTTGCCGGTATGACAGCTAGATGAACAAGCTGTCCTTTGTAGTCGGGCGAGTTTTGAAGTTCCGCAAGGAATTTCCGCAGACTCATGACCGCGGTTCAACAAGCTTCACAAGACCAATGCTAAGAATGTATAAGAAGACCATGGGCAAGCCTATCATCATCATTGTCATTGCATCTCCGGAGGGTGTTACGGCCGCAGCAACGATAAGCAGAGCAAGGACGGCCTGCCGCCAATATGATTTCAACATCTGTGAGTCAACAATTCCAACTCTTGCAAGGAACATCAGTATGATGGGGGTTTGGAACACCAAGCCAAAAGCCAAGTACATTTTTATTATAAATAGGAGTGTCTGCGCAACAGAAGGCATAAACTTCGCGCCGGGTGGGTTCTGGCTTATCAACCACCTAATTCCCATTGGTAGTGCGAAGTAGGCTAGTGCCACGCCTAAACAGAATAACAATATTGAAAGGGGGGCTACAAGCTTAACCGCTAGCCGCTCCTTCCGCGTCAGACCTGGGGCAATGAATCCCCATCCCTCCATGGTGATTAGCGGCAGCGCAAGGATTAAACCTGTAATTAGGGATATCTGGAACTTGATTGTAAATCCTTCAGCAACGCCGGTGAGAAGGAATGAACTTCCCATCTCTTTCAAGAAACCAATGATTGGACCGGCCAAGATTTTGAAGAAGAATGGAAAGAAAAACCATCCGGCGCATGCACCGATAGCCAGATATATTGCGCACCGTATGATTCTTGTCCAAAGCTCAGCTAGATGTTCTACAAGCTCCAGCTGTTTTCCGTTTTCGATGTCTTCCTCAACTTCGGTCTTCATAGAACTAAGCACTATTTGGTTACCTTGCGAACTACTGAACTATTTTATCCTTTGCATTTCTCGGATAGGTTGTAAGCCGCTTTTGCCATTAAGGAAACTCAGGCGGGGAAAGTACTCCCCGCCCGAGCCAATATTAAGTCAAGTCTACCAAAACTCTTTTACGCCTGCGTAAACTAGCGAGCTAGTTCCAAACTCTGCTTTACTTCGAAGACCACCTGCACGCTACTCTGGGTCGGCGTAGTGCTTCGTCGGGTACCAACGCTGAAGCTTGGCCCGCTTGTAGTGGGCAAGGGTGGCGGCGGCTCCTCGAAACCGCCTGGACCACTTGTTGAGCTTGACACTCCCAAAGAAGCTCCGCTCAATACGCTGGATGCATAGCTCGACCCACTAGTTATTTGCTGAGCTAGCGCCGACACCGATGCCGAGTCGGTTTCTGCCGTAATTGTAGCCGTAGTCACCGACGAGATTAATTTGCCAATCTGATAAGCAAAATATGTGATTGTTTCACCCTTTATTTGTGAGTTTCCCTTGAGCGCGGTCGGGAACGGAGATCGTCCAATGCCTTCAAATGTCGTGACGATTTTTGCGCAAGGATAACCGTTATGCCACTCTGCCCCTTCTAGCGTGCTATGGGTATTTAGAACCAATGACTCGCCAGTGAGTACATCCCGAATAACCTTATCTCTGGAAGTCCACGAATCGCCCACGACTAACTTGTTTGAAGGAAAATTCGGCAGGTCAACTGTTATCAACAAGCCTGGGGAACTTGAACCCATAATATAGCTAACTCGACCCGACAAGTCCTCAATATCATAAGCAGCACGAATATTCAGGCTTGGCGCGGGCACTGACCTCCCACCTTGCACGAGCTTAATCGTTCCGATGGGCTTTTGTCGGATTAGAAATGTGCCGTCCGGCCGAGCATCTTCGACCGATCTCCTCACTACTAATTCGGAGCCTT is part of the Armatimonadota bacterium genome and encodes:
- the tatC gene encoding twin-arginine translocase subunit TatC translates to MKTEVEEDIENGKQLELVEHLAELWTRIIRCAIYLAIGACAGWFFFPFFFKILAGPIIGFLKEMGSSFLLTGVAEGFTIKFQISLITGLILALPLITMEGWGFIAPGLTRKERLAVKLVAPLSILLFCLGVALAYFALPMGIRWLISQNPPGAKFMPSVAQTLLFIIKMYLAFGLVFQTPIILMFLARVGIVDSQMLKSYWRQAVLALLIVAAAVTPSGDAMTMMMIGLPMVFLYILSIGLVKLVEPRS